One genomic region from Prochlorococcus marinus CUG1433 encodes:
- a CDS encoding Photosystem I reaction center subunit III produces MKFFFSIITSVFLFLGITPIALAANGPALNADRASTEYTASALTKCSENPKFIERANSATTQKDISRFERYGKASCGDDGLPHLIIGPPLEPWGALLNRGHEGDLLIPGVLFIYIAGIIGWSGREYLIESKKTKNPADLEIIIDLDLARKCLVKGAQWPLLANKQGRNGDLREKDNNITLNGPR; encoded by the coding sequence ATGAAATTCTTTTTTTCAATCATAACCTCAGTTTTTCTGTTCCTAGGAATTACTCCAATTGCTCTGGCTGCTAATGGGCCTGCGTTAAACGCAGATAGAGCTAGCACTGAATATACTGCTTCAGCCCTCACAAAATGCTCTGAAAATCCTAAATTCATTGAGAGAGCAAATTCTGCAACTACTCAAAAAGACATCTCAAGATTTGAAAGATATGGGAAAGCATCATGCGGAGATGATGGTCTTCCACATTTAATAATTGGACCTCCTCTTGAGCCATGGGGGGCTCTTTTAAATAGAGGTCATGAAGGAGATTTACTTATCCCCGGAGTATTGTTCATTTACATTGCTGGAATTATAGGCTGGTCTGGAAGAGAGTATCTGATTGAATCAAAAAAGACCAAGAATCCAGCAGATCTTGAGATCATTATTGACCTAGATTTAGCCAGAAAATGTCTTGTAAAAGGAGCCCAATGGCCTCTTCTTGCTAATAAACAAGGTAGAAATGGAGATTTAAGAGAGAAAGATAACAACATTACACTTAATGGTCCTCGCTAA
- the psaJ gene encoding photosystem I reaction center subunit IX: protein MFKILNTKFIRSAPVVAAIWLSLTAGIIIEFNRFFPDLLFHPMS, encoded by the coding sequence ATGTTCAAAATTCTAAACACAAAATTTATCAGGTCTGCTCCAGTGGTAGCAGCAATTTGGCTAAGCCTTACAGCTGGAATAATTATTGAATTTAATAGGTTTTTCCCAGATTTATTATTCCATCCAATGAGTTGA
- the gmk gene encoding guanylate kinase, with product MKNQKKLIILTGPSGVGKGTVVKEILGKEKNFWLSISATTREPREGEKDGENYYFLNQEKFKEMIEQNLFLEWAQFAGNFYGTPLSSVNEKIKKGFTVLLEIEVEGARQIKNKFPNSQSIFLLPPDKQELERRIRNRGTEKEEAIKKRLSRANYEISVSNEFDFALTNHNVDETAKKIIKLIKT from the coding sequence ATGAAAAATCAAAAAAAACTTATTATCCTTACTGGACCCAGCGGGGTAGGTAAAGGAACAGTTGTTAAAGAAATATTAGGTAAAGAAAAAAACTTTTGGCTTTCAATATCTGCAACTACTAGAGAACCTAGAGAGGGAGAGAAGGACGGAGAAAATTATTATTTCTTAAACCAAGAAAAGTTTAAAGAAATGATTGAACAAAACCTTTTCCTTGAATGGGCTCAATTTGCTGGAAACTTCTATGGAACGCCTTTGTCTTCAGTTAATGAGAAAATAAAAAAGGGATTTACCGTACTACTTGAAATTGAAGTAGAGGGTGCAAGGCAAATAAAAAATAAGTTTCCTAATTCACAGTCAATATTTTTACTTCCTCCTGATAAACAAGAGTTAGAGAGAAGAATAAGAAATAGAGGTACAGAAAAAGAAGAGGCAATTAAAAAAAGACTCTCAAGGGCTAATTATGAGATTTCAGTATCAAATGAATTTGATTTTGCATTAACAAATCACAATGTTGATGAAACAGCAAAAAAAATAATCAAGTTAATAAAAACTTGA
- a CDS encoding DUF814 domain-containing protein, with the protein MDITSIRSVLHYLSKNILPTKFETAQQPEPNTIQLCFRGVDSQTWLEVSWNGDSPRILKINKPEKIGRESTLSKQIRYGLKYMALISIDQDDFERVIKFSFAKKPGDEINKYLIFELMGKHSNIFYLDNKHKIIAVGKQIKSSQSSFRTISTGSIYSGPPVNLKKQPREDESFQSWKDSISIVPESLKYCLINTYQGVSPILTKQLEVVSSTVNSEIMGKNIDFISNSDLKEIFKNWKIWINRFKNNNFNFSTFNKDFYCVWFFDKEINCENKTDLCTSLENYYDYHLKQKKLELLKKKIEGIIFKQANTEKKNLNIQNDLLTKSENYEIYKEKADIIFSSHEIKKQDIIKGQKLYKKSKKLKRSRELIKERLSIYKTNIERLDEFTTLLENLNSLNHEKLSMRIKLIEEIMEEICNEFNINIKKQREDQKNTYEIESSPIQVDTPTGLKLQVGRNMRQNDLISFKFSKKGDLWFHAQESPGSHVVLKSSSQVASEQDLQIAADLAALFSKAKRNIKVPINLVKIKDLQKIKNGGPGCVSFKNGEIIWGNPTRGEDYIKKNLKTVI; encoded by the coding sequence ATGGATATTACATCTATTAGATCTGTCTTGCATTATTTGTCAAAGAATATCTTACCTACAAAGTTTGAGACTGCCCAACAACCAGAGCCTAATACAATTCAATTATGTTTCAGAGGAGTTGATTCTCAAACATGGTTAGAAGTTTCATGGAATGGAGACTCTCCAAGAATACTAAAGATAAATAAGCCAGAAAAGATAGGGAGAGAAAGCACACTTTCTAAACAAATAAGATACGGATTAAAGTATATGGCTTTAATTTCGATTGATCAAGATGATTTTGAGAGAGTTATAAAATTTAGTTTTGCGAAAAAACCTGGAGATGAAATTAATAAGTATTTAATTTTTGAATTAATGGGAAAACATAGTAATATTTTTTATCTGGATAATAAACATAAGATAATTGCCGTTGGTAAACAAATTAAATCAAGTCAATCTAGTTTTAGAACAATTTCAACAGGATCAATTTATTCTGGCCCTCCAGTCAATCTCAAAAAACAACCTAGAGAAGATGAGTCTTTTCAATCATGGAAAGACTCAATTTCAATAGTACCTGAGTCTTTGAAATACTGTTTAATAAATACCTATCAAGGAGTAAGCCCTATCCTCACAAAACAATTAGAGGTTGTTAGCTCAACTGTTAATTCAGAAATAATGGGGAAAAATATTGATTTCATTAGCAACTCAGACTTAAAGGAGATATTTAAAAATTGGAAGATTTGGATAAATAGGTTTAAAAACAATAACTTTAACTTTTCTACATTCAACAAAGATTTTTATTGCGTTTGGTTTTTTGATAAGGAAATTAATTGCGAAAATAAAACAGATTTATGCACAAGCTTAGAGAATTATTATGATTATCATCTGAAACAAAAAAAACTTGAATTATTGAAAAAGAAAATTGAAGGGATAATTTTTAAGCAGGCAAATACTGAGAAAAAGAATTTAAATATTCAAAATGATCTTCTGACAAAATCAGAAAACTACGAGATATATAAAGAAAAAGCTGATATTATATTCTCCTCACATGAAATTAAAAAACAGGACATTATAAAGGGACAAAAACTATATAAAAAATCAAAAAAACTAAAGAGATCTAGAGAATTAATAAAAGAAAGATTAAGCATTTACAAAACAAATATAGAGAGATTAGACGAATTCACTACGCTTCTAGAAAATTTAAATTCTTTAAATCATGAAAAACTTTCTATGAGAATCAAACTAATAGAAGAAATTATGGAAGAAATTTGTAACGAGTTTAATATCAATATCAAAAAGCAAAGAGAAGATCAGAAAAATACATATGAGATAGAGTCTTCACCAATTCAAGTTGACACTCCCACAGGATTAAAGCTTCAGGTAGGGCGAAATATGAGGCAAAATGATTTAATAAGCTTTAAGTTCTCAAAAAAAGGCGATTTATGGTTTCATGCACAGGAATCACCAGGCAGTCATGTAGTTTTAAAGTCTTCATCTCAAGTAGCATCTGAACAAGATCTTCAAATAGCTGCTGATTTAGCTGCTTTATTTAGTAAGGCAAAAAGAAACATTAAAGTTCCAATTAATTTAGTAAAGATTAAAGATTTGCAAAAAATCAAAAACGGAGGACCGGGTTGCGTTTCCTTTAAAAATGGAGAAATTATTTGGGGAAATCCTACAAGAGGAGAAGATTACATTAAAAAAAATCTTAAAACAGTAATTTAG
- the tatC gene encoding twin-arginine translocase subunit TatC has protein sequence MRSSGQSEKKLSDSMTFSDHLEELRQRILNSIYSIIISIFFSFLIIKPLISFLEIPAGDIHLLQLAPGEFLFVAIKVAGYSGLIVSMPYIFYQIILFISPGLTKQEKSLILPAVFGSGLLFFLGLIFSWWILVPAAINFFISFGADIVEPTWSIERYFDFVLLLMSSTAIAFQLPVLQFILGSLGIITTEKMISNWKIVVISSAILSAVITPSTDPLTMSLLSISIVFLFFVGTGLTYLSENLKSKTLSSSH, from the coding sequence ATGAGAAGTTCAGGTCAAAGTGAAAAAAAATTATCAGATTCGATGACTTTTAGTGATCATTTAGAGGAGCTTCGTCAAAGGATACTAAACTCAATTTACTCAATAATTATTTCAATATTCTTTAGTTTTCTCATCATAAAGCCATTAATATCTTTTTTAGAAATTCCAGCTGGTGATATTCATTTACTACAACTTGCTCCAGGAGAGTTTTTATTTGTCGCTATTAAAGTTGCAGGTTACAGCGGATTGATAGTTTCTATGCCTTATATTTTTTATCAAATAATATTATTCATTTCTCCTGGGTTAACAAAACAAGAAAAAAGCCTTATCTTGCCTGCAGTTTTTGGTTCAGGTCTTCTATTTTTTTTAGGATTAATTTTTTCATGGTGGATATTAGTCCCTGCAGCAATAAATTTCTTCATTAGTTTCGGTGCTGATATTGTTGAACCAACTTGGTCTATAGAAAGATATTTTGATTTTGTTCTCTTATTAATGTCTAGCACTGCAATAGCTTTTCAATTGCCAGTATTACAATTTATTCTTGGTTCTCTAGGAATAATCACAACAGAAAAAATGATTTCGAATTGGAAGATAGTTGTAATTTCCTCTGCAATATTATCTGCAGTGATTACCCCTTCAACTGACCCATTGACTATGTCATTGCTATCTATATCGATTGTGTTTTTATTTTTTGTAGGTACTGGATTAACTTACTTATCAGAAAATCTTAAGTCAAAAACTCTTTCATCTTCTCATTAA
- a CDS encoding DUF3067 family protein, translating into MNPLLVDEVIHYLIHRWGKKYDFRLFRRGKFVYFQMMWGFLGQESFPLSEDEYKKSIADKIEILNRCGYSEEVREWLKKVNAKPRLGRAVSLQLDLNEKMKEFLT; encoded by the coding sequence ATGAACCCATTGCTAGTAGATGAAGTTATACATTATTTGATTCATCGCTGGGGAAAAAAATATGATTTTAGACTCTTTAGAAGAGGAAAATTCGTGTATTTTCAAATGATGTGGGGATTTCTTGGACAGGAATCATTCCCTTTAAGTGAAGATGAATATAAAAAATCGATAGCTGATAAAATCGAGATTTTAAATAGATGTGGATATTCAGAAGAAGTAAGGGAATGGCTAAAGAAAGTCAATGCTAAGCCAAGGTTAGGTAGAGCTGTCAGTTTGCAATTAGATCTTAATGAGAAGATGAAAGAGTTTTTGACTTAA
- a CDS encoding cytochrome b6-f complex iron-sulfur subunit, translated as MTQLSSNDVPSMGRRQFMNLLTFGTATGVALGALYPVANYFMPLRAGGGGGGTSAKDELGNPITKTGWLATHQAGDRSLVQGLKGDPTYLIVNEGGEIGEFGLNAICTHLGCVVPWDSGANKFICPCHGSQYDTNGKVVRGPAPLSLALAHVDIEDDAVLVKQWSETDFRTNENPWWA; from the coding sequence ATGACTCAATTAAGTTCCAATGATGTCCCTTCTATGGGTCGAAGGCAATTTATGAATCTTCTTACATTTGGTACCGCAACTGGTGTAGCTTTAGGAGCCCTTTACCCTGTAGCGAATTATTTCATGCCTTTAAGAGCAGGCGGTGGTGGAGGTGGAACTTCTGCTAAAGATGAATTAGGCAATCCAATAACTAAAACAGGTTGGTTAGCTACCCATCAAGCAGGTGACAGAAGTCTAGTTCAGGGGCTAAAGGGAGATCCAACTTATTTAATAGTTAATGAGGGTGGGGAAATAGGAGAATTTGGGTTAAATGCAATTTGTACTCATTTAGGTTGTGTTGTCCCATGGGATAGTGGCGCTAATAAATTCATATGTCCTTGTCATGGCAGTCAGTACGATACTAACGGGAAGGTAGTAAGAGGGCCTGCGCCTTTATCTTTAGCTCTAGCTCATGTCGATATTGAAGATGATGCTGTACTCGTCAAACAATGGTCAGAAACTGACTTTAGAACTAATGAAAATCCATGGTGGGCATAA
- a CDS encoding apocytochrome f, producing MKGLKNQIMKKTSLFICTLLFISSIVFYPEISFAYPFWAQQNYESPREATGKIVCANCHLAQMPTIAEVPQSVGADSVFKAVVKIPYKNDLKEIGADGSEVPLQVGAVVMLPDGFKLAPQERWTEEIKEETEGVYFTNYSEEKDNIIIVGPLPGDTNKEIVFPVLSPDPSTNKEYHYGKYSLHIGGNRGRGQVYPTGDKSNNVVFTSSTAGTINSIETIEDGSYQVNIENDNGEITTEAVPVGPQLIVKAQDKINVGDPLTNDPNVGGFGQLDAEVVLQSPYRVIGLIAFFIGVGLTQILLVLKKKQVEKVQAAEGI from the coding sequence ATGAAAGGTCTTAAAAATCAAATTATGAAAAAAACAAGTTTATTTATCTGTACTCTGCTTTTCATTTCAAGCATTGTATTTTATCCAGAGATCAGTTTTGCTTATCCATTTTGGGCTCAGCAAAACTACGAATCCCCAAGAGAAGCCACAGGTAAGATAGTCTGTGCAAATTGTCATCTAGCTCAGATGCCTACAATTGCAGAGGTTCCACAATCTGTTGGAGCAGACAGTGTTTTCAAAGCTGTAGTCAAAATACCCTACAAAAATGATTTAAAAGAGATAGGGGCTGATGGTTCGGAAGTTCCATTACAAGTTGGTGCTGTTGTAATGCTGCCTGATGGCTTTAAACTTGCTCCACAAGAAAGATGGACCGAAGAAATAAAAGAGGAGACAGAAGGGGTTTATTTTACTAACTACAGTGAGGAGAAAGATAATATCATTATTGTCGGACCTTTACCTGGCGATACCAATAAAGAAATCGTTTTCCCTGTACTTTCCCCTGACCCATCCACTAATAAAGAATATCACTACGGGAAATACTCGTTACATATTGGAGGCAATAGAGGTAGAGGTCAGGTATATCCAACTGGAGACAAGAGCAATAATGTAGTATTCACTTCTTCCACCGCAGGAACTATAAATTCAATAGAAACAATTGAAGATGGTAGCTATCAAGTCAATATAGAAAACGATAATGGTGAAATAACTACTGAAGCAGTGCCTGTTGGTCCTCAACTTATCGTAAAAGCGCAAGACAAAATTAATGTAGGTGACCCTCTTACTAATGATCCCAACGTTGGTGGCTTTGGGCAATTAGATGCTGAGGTTGTACTTCAGAGCCCTTATAGAGTTATTGGATTGATTGCATTCTTCATTGGTGTAGGCTTAACACAAATACTTTTAGTATTAAAGAAAAAACAAGTAGAAAAAGTGCAAGCAGCAGAGGGTATCTAA
- a CDS encoding prolipoprotein diacylglyceryl transferase: MLILQAFIQSPGETFLNLGFITIRWYGLLISVSVLIGLFVSKKLARARNINPEYISEILPSLIISSIIGARAYYVIFEWRQYSGENFFTSFELFNNIIQIPSFLAVWEGGIAIHGGLIGALISIIYFCNSKKINLKTFIDILIPSIILGQSIGRWGNFFNNEAFGVPTNLPWKLFIPIQNRPLEFINYEFFHPTFLYESLWNLLIFIVLIITFNKQNKTDFFRPGFISCLYLISYSFGRFWIEGLRTDPLCIGGLPPFCDGGIRMAQFISIFLFSSGLIGISFLRLRTYSGKNRKNG; the protein is encoded by the coding sequence ATGCTTATACTTCAAGCTTTTATACAATCTCCAGGAGAAACTTTTTTAAATTTAGGATTTATAACTATTAGATGGTACGGACTTCTTATTTCGGTTTCAGTTTTAATAGGCCTATTTGTCTCTAAAAAACTTGCAAGGGCAAGAAATATTAACCCAGAGTACATTAGTGAAATACTTCCATCATTAATAATCTCTTCAATAATTGGAGCTAGAGCTTATTACGTAATTTTTGAGTGGAGGCAATATAGCGGAGAGAACTTTTTTACTTCTTTTGAACTATTCAACAACATCATTCAAATACCTTCTTTTCTCGCAGTTTGGGAAGGAGGCATAGCAATCCATGGAGGTCTAATAGGAGCATTAATATCTATTATCTATTTCTGTAACTCAAAAAAAATTAATTTAAAAACCTTTATAGATATATTAATACCCTCGATTATTCTTGGACAATCAATAGGAAGGTGGGGGAATTTTTTCAATAATGAAGCCTTTGGAGTTCCTACAAATTTGCCTTGGAAATTATTTATACCTATCCAAAATAGGCCTTTAGAATTTATTAATTATGAATTTTTTCATCCTACATTTCTCTATGAGTCATTGTGGAATCTTTTGATTTTCATCGTCCTTATTATTACCTTTAATAAACAAAATAAAACCGATTTTTTCAGGCCTGGCTTTATTAGCTGTCTTTATTTAATAAGTTATAGCTTTGGACGATTCTGGATTGAAGGTTTAAGAACTGACCCACTATGCATTGGTGGACTTCCACCTTTCTGTGATGGCGGTATAAGAATGGCTCAATTTATAAGTATTTTTCTATTTTCTTCTGGATTAATTGGAATATCTTTTTTAAGATTGAGAACATATAGTGGGAAAAATAGAAAGAATGGATAA
- the cobM gene encoding precorrin-4 C(11)-methyltransferase: MDNKISFIGVGPGDPELLTLKALKKIKIADVIIWTDSLIPEKILDSAKEGSEKIKTSSLNLEQITSIMIEKFQAGKTVVRLHDGDPCLFGAIREQIEILKTEKIEIEVVPGVSAFQVAAAYHEAELTTPDVTQTIILTRAGGRTGMPEKESLKDLAKHNSSICLYLSARHVKRSQEVLLEFYPPETKVIVGFRVSWDDGWTALIELKDMEKFSIEKKLIRTTIYIISPAINNSQKRSNLYNPSYRHLFRKK; encoded by the coding sequence ATGGATAACAAAATATCCTTTATTGGTGTCGGTCCAGGCGATCCAGAATTATTAACTTTAAAAGCATTAAAAAAGATAAAAATTGCAGATGTCATTATTTGGACTGATTCTCTAATTCCTGAAAAGATTTTAGATTCTGCTAAAGAAGGTTCTGAAAAAATAAAAACGAGTTCGCTCAACTTAGAGCAAATTACCTCAATAATGATAGAAAAATTTCAGGCAGGGAAAACTGTTGTAAGGTTGCATGATGGAGACCCTTGCCTTTTTGGAGCAATTAGAGAGCAAATCGAAATTTTAAAAACCGAAAAGATTGAAATCGAGGTTGTTCCTGGAGTAAGTGCTTTTCAAGTTGCTGCAGCATATCATGAAGCTGAGTTAACCACCCCTGACGTAACGCAAACAATAATTTTAACTAGAGCAGGAGGGCGAACAGGGATGCCCGAAAAAGAATCTCTGAAAGATCTTGCGAAACACAATTCCTCTATATGTCTTTATCTAAGTGCTAGGCATGTGAAAAGGTCTCAAGAAGTTCTACTAGAGTTTTACCCTCCAGAGACTAAAGTGATTGTTGGATTTAGAGTATCTTGGGATGATGGTTGGACAGCATTAATAGAATTAAAAGATATGGAAAAATTTTCTATTGAAAAAAAACTAATTAGAACAACCATTTACATAATTAGTCCAGCAATTAATAATTCTCAAAAAAGATCTAATCTTTATAATCCATCTTATAGGCATCTCTTTAGGAAAAAATAA
- a CDS encoding helix-turn-helix domain-containing protein, translating to MKEIKSNPKDNTKREQSALKRIGSFIKEARLSREQSIEELASDLKIGSHQLKAIEEGNEEELPEKVFVKAMVRRISQKLKLDTEFLMNEFKTERQEIKIDEIVEEVAKKTNKTRQFKNLSPVGFWIFILISGLLGLIASTLIFNLFSDSSQKQTPKQELIKN from the coding sequence TTGAAAGAAATAAAATCTAACCCAAAAGACAATACCAAAAGAGAACAATCCGCTTTAAAGAGAATTGGAAGTTTTATTAAAGAGGCAAGGTTAAGTAGAGAGCAATCTATTGAAGAATTGGCTTCTGATTTAAAAATTGGATCTCATCAACTTAAAGCCATTGAAGAAGGTAACGAAGAAGAACTACCTGAAAAAGTATTTGTCAAAGCAATGGTTCGTAGAATTTCACAGAAGCTGAAACTTGATACAGAATTTTTAATGAATGAATTCAAGACGGAAAGGCAAGAGATAAAAATTGACGAAATAGTTGAAGAAGTTGCTAAAAAAACAAATAAAACTAGACAATTTAAGAATCTAAGTCCAGTAGGGTTTTGGATATTTATTTTAATTTCAGGCCTTCTTGGACTAATCGCCTCGACCTTAATTTTCAATTTATTTTCAGACTCTTCTCAAAAGCAAACCCCAAAACAAGAACTTATTAAAAACTAA
- a CDS encoding Ppx/GppA family phosphatase, whose amino-acid sequence MIQKQDLRYFQEKQVLVASIDIGTNSTHLLVAEINLELKSFSIKFTDKSTTRLGERDEEGNLTEESIQRALVTLKRFKEYCKSNGVKQIVTAATSAVREAPNGQDFIKRVLDETDIQIEMISGSEEARLIYLGVLSGMAFEDQSFVIIDIGGGSTELILADKKDAIALTSSRIGAVRLKNDFLNKDSIDSERSSFLKTFIKGSLEPSVRKINSRSKGDNTLSMIATSGTATSLGNLISDDLGESKQKLHGYKFKRENLQNVLEKLIKLPVSEIKKIPSLSERRAEIIVPGALILNTAMEMLNFNELTISERALREGLVVDWMLRKGIIKNELNIQSNIRKTTIVHQARKFGVDSTRAEKVIDIAFQIYDQTKNIFHSDKDPKAKELLWAASNLYNCGKYVNVGSYHKHSWYLIKNCELLGYSEAETNIIASIARYHRKTLPKKRHESWQNLISKEDKTLVLEMSLILRLAASLDQRPDKAISTVQIKLQGNILTFELLPLNKNHDLILEKWNLGLCRNVIKELKNLDLKVI is encoded by the coding sequence ATGATACAGAAACAAGATTTAAGATATTTTCAAGAAAAGCAAGTTTTAGTAGCTTCTATAGATATTGGAACTAACTCTACACATCTCTTGGTAGCAGAAATTAATCTAGAATTAAAATCATTTTCAATAAAATTTACTGATAAATCAACCACTCGTCTTGGAGAAAGAGATGAGGAGGGTAATCTTACTGAAGAATCAATCCAAAGAGCATTAGTTACTCTTAAGCGATTTAAGGAATATTGCAAAAGTAATGGAGTAAAACAAATAGTAACAGCAGCAACAAGTGCAGTTAGGGAAGCTCCAAATGGTCAAGATTTTATTAAAAGAGTTCTTGATGAAACTGATATTCAAATAGAAATGATAAGTGGTTCTGAGGAAGCTAGATTAATTTACCTTGGTGTTCTCTCTGGTATGGCTTTTGAAGATCAGTCTTTTGTAATCATAGATATTGGAGGAGGATCTACTGAATTAATACTTGCTGATAAAAAAGATGCTATAGCTCTTACCAGTTCTAGAATTGGTGCGGTAAGACTTAAAAATGATTTTTTAAATAAAGATTCTATAGATTCAGAAAGATCGAGTTTTCTAAAAACTTTTATTAAAGGATCTTTAGAACCATCTGTTAGAAAAATAAACAGTAGATCTAAGGGAGATAATACTTTATCTATGATTGCAACTAGTGGCACTGCAACCTCATTAGGAAATTTGATTTCAGATGATTTGGGAGAATCTAAACAAAAGTTGCATGGTTATAAATTTAAAAGGGAAAATTTACAAAATGTATTGGAAAAACTAATTAAATTGCCAGTTTCGGAAATCAAGAAAATACCTTCATTAAGTGAGAGAAGAGCGGAAATAATTGTTCCAGGAGCATTGATATTAAACACCGCAATGGAGATGTTGAACTTTAATGAATTAACTATAAGTGAGAGGGCTCTTAGAGAGGGTTTAGTTGTTGATTGGATGCTTCGTAAAGGGATAATAAAAAACGAATTAAATATTCAAAGTAATATTAGAAAAACAACCATAGTTCATCAGGCAAGAAAGTTTGGCGTAGATAGTACAAGAGCTGAGAAAGTTATCGATATTGCCTTTCAAATCTACGATCAGACTAAAAATATCTTTCATAGCGATAAAGACCCTAAAGCCAAAGAACTTCTTTGGGCAGCTTCTAATCTTTATAATTGTGGGAAATACGTGAATGTTGGTTCATATCACAAACACTCTTGGTACTTAATAAAAAATTGTGAGTTGTTGGGATATTCTGAAGCAGAAACAAATATTATTGCTTCAATTGCTAGATACCATAGAAAGACTTTACCCAAGAAAAGACATGAGTCTTGGCAAAATTTAATATCCAAAGAAGATAAAACATTAGTTCTTGAAATGTCATTGATTTTGAGACTAGCAGCATCTCTTGATCAAAGACCTGACAAGGCGATCTCCACAGTTCAAATAAAATTACAGGGAAATATTCTTACATTTGAACTTTTACCTTTAAATAAAAACCATGATCTTATTCTTGAAAAATGGAACTTAGGATTATGTCGTAATGTAATAAAAGAACTAAAGAATTTAGATTTAAAAGTTATTTAG
- a CDS encoding 4-hydroxybenzoate polyprenyltransferase gives MQNKNRQIKLSAFFELLRWNKPTGRMILLIPAGWSLYLTPDANPTFLMLIRIILGGLLVSGLGCVVNDIWDKKIDQRVVRTKNRPLAANKIGLKTAYSILFILILCSFLLTLSLPQPGRILSISLAFLALPIILIYPSAKRWFKYPQLILSICWGFAVLIPWAANEGNLNSIVLLFCWLATIFWTFGFDTIYALADKKYDIKIGINSSAVNLENNTRITIQICYFLTSCFLGLCGFINQMDFIFWPIWVATLILMQRDILKVFPEEKQSIKNIGNHFKNQSIYGGLLLLGIIIAS, from the coding sequence ATGCAAAATAAAAATCGACAAATTAAATTAAGTGCATTTTTTGAATTACTAAGGTGGAATAAGCCTACAGGAAGAATGATCTTACTTATCCCTGCTGGATGGAGTTTATATTTAACCCCAGATGCTAATCCAACATTTTTAATGTTGATAAGAATAATACTGGGAGGACTACTAGTAAGTGGATTAGGCTGCGTTGTTAATGATATTTGGGACAAAAAAATTGATCAAAGAGTTGTTAGAACAAAAAATAGACCTCTAGCTGCAAATAAAATCGGTCTTAAAACAGCTTATTCAATTCTTTTCATTTTAATTTTATGTAGCTTCCTTTTAACTTTGTCACTACCTCAGCCTGGAAGAATCCTCTCCATTTCACTTGCTTTTTTAGCTTTACCTATTATTTTAATTTATCCTTCAGCCAAAAGATGGTTTAAATATCCTCAATTAATCTTATCCATATGCTGGGGTTTTGCTGTCTTAATTCCCTGGGCCGCAAATGAAGGCAACTTAAATAGTATTGTTTTATTATTTTGCTGGCTAGCTACCATTTTTTGGACTTTTGGCTTTGACACGATTTATGCTTTAGCAGATAAAAAATATGATATCAAAATTGGAATAAATAGTTCCGCTGTTAACCTTGAGAACAATACAAGAATAACTATTCAAATTTGTTATTTTTTAACTTCTTGTTTTCTCGGATTATGCGGATTTATTAATCAAATGGATTTTATTTTTTGGCCAATTTGGGTTGCAACGTTAATCTTAATGCAGAGAGATATACTAAAAGTATTTCCTGAAGAAAAGCAATCAATAAAAAATATTGGGAATCACTTCAAAAATCAATCAATTTATGGAGGATTACTTTTATTAGGTATTATTATTGCTTCATAA